One region of Primulina tabacum isolate GXHZ01 chromosome 1, ASM2559414v2, whole genome shotgun sequence genomic DNA includes:
- the LOC142548446 gene encoding uncharacterized protein LOC142548446 yields the protein MKSLYSATFFIPTTSKLPICHHSPLLSLKSSPFLRFSADPSNKQTNTGKSRLPERIKASSMASTLSTASSDHSQSTKPYSVLFVCLGNICRSPAAEGVFRHLVKQRNLDSVFYIDSAGTINYHEGNPADSRMRAASKRRGIEITSISRPIKPSDFREFDLILAMDRQNREDILEAFERWRHRETFPIDADKKVELMCSYCKRHDETEVPDPYYGGPQGFEKVLDLLEDACESLLEKIVAEGSQVLAS from the exons ATGAAATCCTTGTACAGTGCTACTTTTTTCATCCCAACTACCTCTAAGTTACCAATTTGCCACCACTCTCCTCTTCTCTCCCTCAAATCTTCGCCATTTCTCCGGTTTTCGGCGGACCCttcaaacaaacaaacaaacacaGGAAAATCAAGATTACCCGAAAGAATCAAAGCTTCATCAATGGCTTCCACGCTATCTACAGCCTCGAGTGATCATTCACAGAGCACTAAGCCATACTCAGTTCTATTTGTTTGCCTCGGGAACATTTGTAGAAGCCCAGCTGCTGAGGGTGTTTTCAGACATCTTGTCAAGCAGAGGAATCTTGATTCTGTATTCTATATTGATTCTGCAGGCACCATCAATTATCATGAG GGTAATCCAGCGGATTCAAGAATGAGGGCAGCTTCTAAAAGGCGTGGAATTGAGATAACTTCTATCTCGAGGCCGATTAAGCCGTCTGATTTCAGGGAGTTTGATCTTATTCTTGCTATGGATAGGCAAAACAGAG AGGATATACTCGAGGCATTTGAGAGGTGGAGGCACAGAGAAACATTTCCCATTGACGCGGATAAGAAG GTTGAGTTGATGTGTTCCTACTGCAAGAGGCATGATGAAACCGAAGTTCCGGACCCCTATTATGGAGGACCGCAAGGTTTTGAGAAG GTTCTGGATTTACTTGAAGATGCTTGCGAGTCACTATTGGAAAAAATTGTGGCCGAGGGTAGTCAAGTTTTAGCTTCTTAG
- the LOC142548423 gene encoding large ribosomal subunit protein P2-like, producing the protein MKILAAYLLALLGGNASPSAKDLKKILGSVGAECDDDRITLLLSEVEGKDITELIAAGREKLASVPAGGGGGAVAVAAPAAAGGAPAAAAETKKEEKVEEKEESDDDMGFSLFD; encoded by the exons ATGAAGATATTAGCAGCTTATTTGTTGGCTTTGTTGGGTGGCAACGCCAGTCCTTCCGCGAAGGACTTAAAGAAAATTCTCGGCTCAG TTGGAGCTGAGTGTGATGATGATAGAATCACCTTGCTGTTGTCTGAAGTTGAGGGAAAAGATATCACTGAATTGATTGCTGCTGGAAGGGAAAAGTTGGCTTCCGTGCCGGCAGGTGGGGGTGGGGGTGCAGTTGCTGTTGCTGCTCCGGCTGCTGCTGGTGGTGCACCTGCTGCGGCTGCTGAAACCAAGAAAGAAGAGAAAGTAGAAGAGAAAGAGGAGTCCGATGAT GATATGGGCTTCAGCCTCTTCGACTGA
- the LOC142512543 gene encoding uncharacterized protein LOC142512543 — protein sequence MEDTVLVGDDLMMGQLVSIESDCSSVLAMVKANAPHLQATTSQSGRIIDDSSSPYFLQNGDNPGLVLVSHFLADLLYGAWIRCNSMVILWLLNAVSREIADSLMYMATAHEIWIDLRERFNQGSMDVSTYYTRLRTLWDELKDFQPVSIRAQVLMMDPIPVISKIFSLVVQEERQRTIHSDISGSSLDHSSHSSPNPSIAIVKGPSYGKNDKGIKSDLPTCSHCHYPGHTSDKCYQLHGYPPSHPKYKPKQYSVTTSNASKVRANHLKVADTPANLQPTSSAPDSLSPDQCKQLLAFLSTQLQLG from the exons ATGGAGGACACAGTGTTGGTGGGTGATGATCTAATGATGG GTCAACTTGTG agcattgaATCCGATTGCTCCTCTGTTCTCGCCATGGTGAAAGCTAATGCGCCACATCTTCAAGCTACGACTTCACAGAGTGGGAGAATTATCGATGATTCGAGCAGTCCTTATTTTCTCCAAAATGGTGATAATCCCGGTCTAGTGCTTGTATCTCACTTCCTTGCAG ATTTGTTGTATGGTGCCTGGATTAGATGCAATAGTATGGTGATTTTGTGGCTACTTAATGCTGTGAGTCGAGAAATAGCTGATAGCCTCATGTATATGGCTACCgcacatgagatttggatagaTCTCCGCGAAAGGTTCAATCAAG GTTCAATGGATGTTAGCACTTATTATACTCGTCTGAGAACTTTGTGGGATGAATTGAAAGATTTCCAGCCGGTATCG ATTCGTGCTCAAGTTCTGATGATGGATCCGATTCCTGTAATTTCGAAGATCTTCTCATTGGTGGTTCAGGAAGAACGTCAACGAACCATACATTCTGACATTTCTGGTTCGTCATTGGATCACTCTTCACACTCGTCCCCTAATCCGAGCATAGCGATTGTCAAGGGACCTTCATATGGTAAAAATGATAAAGGTATAAAATCAGATCTGCCAACTTGTTCTCACTGTCATTATCCGGGCCATACTAGTGATAAATGCTACCAATTGCATGGATATCCACCAAGTCATCCCAAATACAAGCCGAAACAATATTCTGTAACCACCAGTAATGCATCTAAAGTTCGAGCAAACCATCTTAAAGTTGCTGATACTCCAGCCAATTTACAGCCAACCAGCAGTGCACCTGATTCGCTAAGTCCCGACCAATGCAAGCAGCTCCTTGCCTTCTTGAGCACTCAACTGCAGCTTGGCTAA